The region TGGTCGACGCGGCGCCGACGGCGGCGGCCTCGCGGCTGAGCACGGACCGCTCGACATCGACCCGGCGCAACCGTCTGGCGGTCGGGAAGTCGTTGACGATACGGGAGATCTCGGCCGTGTAGAGGTCGGCGACCCCGTCGGTGAAGAACGGCCCGCCGAGCACGACCAGGTCGATGTCCAGCAGGTCCACCAGGGACAGGGCGCCCCTGCCGATCGCCCCGGCGACCTGGCGCACGGCCTTCTCGGCGACCGGGTCGCCGGCCCCGGCCGCCGCGCTCACCACCCGGTGGGCCTCTCGCGGGTCGTGCGCGGCGCGCGGGCCGAGGACCATGCCGAGCCGGGCGGCCGTCTCCGGGATGGACACCGGCGGATTGCATTCGGGCAGGATCTCCGGTCTGCCGTCCGCGTCGACCCGTTCCAGGGCGACGGCGCACAACTGGCCGAACTCCCCCGCGTTGGCGCTGACTCCGCGGTGGATGTCGCCGCCCAGGAACAGCCCGGCGCCGACCCCCGTACCGAGGTACAGATACACGAAGTCGCGGGCGCGCCGGTCGCGCCCGATCCACCGCTCCCCGATGGCCGCGGCCGAGGAGTCCTTCTCCATGACGATGGGGCAGGGGAAGCGGTCCTTGAGCATGTACAGCAGCGGCACATCCCGCCACACCGACAGCAGCGGCGGGTCGAGGACGGTGCCGGAGGCCACGTCGACGGGGCCGGGGGTGGCCACGCCGATGCCGAGGAATCCCCCGGGCCGCACCGCGCCGCCGGCGGCGGACAGGACCCCGCGGCCCAGCCGGGCGATATGGTCGACGAGCTGGTCCGGGCTGGCGGTCTGCGCGACGGGTTCCGTACGGCTGCGCACGATGGCGCCGTCGAGGTCGACCACGACCGCCGTCAGCACCTCGGGGTCGACATGGATGCCCAGCGCGTGCCCGGCGTCACCGCGCAGCCGCACCGGGGTGCGCGGCTTGCCGGAGGTGGCCTGCCGCCGGTCGTCCTCGACCAGGATGCCGCGGTGCAGCAGCGAGCGGGAGATCCGGGAGACCGACTGCTGGGTGAGGCCGGTGCGGTGCGAGATCTCGCCGCGGGTGATGGTCCCGGCCAGCCGTACCGCCTCGATGACCACGCACTCGTTGAAGGAGCCGAGGTCGATCTGGTTCGCGCCGCCCCAGGACTCCCGGCGCTGCTCGCCACCGCCCCGGGAGGCCGCGGCGAAGTGGGTGGCGATGGGTTCCCGGAGCCAGCGCACGGGCTGCCGCTCGCGGGCCGTGGCGGGCCGGTCCGCGTAGCGCGTGAGGGCGGCGGCCAGGTCGAGGTAGACGCGGTGCGAGGACTCCGGGTGCCGGGTGCAGTCCAGGCCGACCATGGCCCGCAGGAAGGTGCGCCAGGTGGTGCGCACCGGAAGGGCGTGGTGGACCACCCCGCCCCGGGCCCACCGCTGGGCCGACGGCCCGCCCTCCCCCGTGTCCCACAGGGTGATGGCGTGCAGGGAGGCGCCCGGGTGGCGGCGCCGGGCCTCGGCCAGGTATCCGGCCGGCCGGTCCTGGCCACGCCGCTCCCCCGGCACCGGGGACGGCGGGACCTTCAGCGCGGCCTCCACCGCCGCGTCGACCGCGGCGATGACATCGGCACCGGGGGAGGCGCCCGGCGAGGCGGCGTGGTGTTGCTCGGGGGCGGCCGGGCGGGTGCCGACGAGCAGCAGCGCCCGGTGGGTGTCCAGATACAGGCCGAGCACCCACACCTCGGCCTGCGGGAGCGGGGGGCGGGTGGGCACGGCGGGGACGGTGGCGTTGCCGGGCGTGACCCGCCAGCGCTGGCGGATCGCGGCGACGGCCGCGTGGCTGTAGCCGAGTTCGCGGGCGACCGCGCGGG is a window of Streptomyces violaceusniger Tu 4113 DNA encoding:
- a CDS encoding ROK family protein, producing MNPPYQDAPGLPEEDRRLLRHWVAEGGSRAVRAAVVLLAAQGLRNAEIARRLEVSRQTVGNWRQRFDASGVAGLRERPRPGRPSIIDEAEVITRTVLAPDGSGASRAVARELGYSHAAVAAIRQRWRVTPGNATVPAVPTRPPLPQAEVWVLGLYLDTHRALLLVGTRPAAPEQHHAASPGASPGADVIAAVDAAVEAALKVPPSPVPGERRGQDRPAGYLAEARRRHPGASLHAITLWDTGEGGPSAQRWARGGVVHHALPVRTTWRTFLRAMVGLDCTRHPESSHRVYLDLAAALTRYADRPATARERQPVRWLREPIATHFAAASRGGGEQRRESWGGANQIDLGSFNECVVIEAVRLAGTITRGEISHRTGLTQQSVSRISRSLLHRGILVEDDRRQATSGKPRTPVRLRGDAGHALGIHVDPEVLTAVVVDLDGAIVRSRTEPVAQTASPDQLVDHIARLGRGVLSAAGGAVRPGGFLGIGVATPGPVDVASGTVLDPPLLSVWRDVPLLYMLKDRFPCPIVMEKDSSAAAIGERWIGRDRRARDFVYLYLGTGVGAGLFLGGDIHRGVSANAGEFGQLCAVALERVDADGRPEILPECNPPVSIPETAARLGMVLGPRAAHDPREAHRVVSAAAGAGDPVAEKAVRQVAGAIGRGALSLVDLLDIDLVVLGGPFFTDGVADLYTAEISRIVNDFPTARRLRRVDVERSVLSREAAAVGAASTIFHATFTPRLAGRPAPTRR